In Carassius auratus strain Wakin unplaced genomic scaffold, ASM336829v1 scaf_tig00214820, whole genome shotgun sequence, a single genomic region encodes these proteins:
- the LOC113092983 gene encoding acetyl-coenzyme A synthetase 2-like, mitochondrial, translating to MKHEENWVKKYDRSSLKTLASVGEPINHEAWEWFHNVVGDGQCPLVDTWWQTETGGVCIAPLPAEPGAEIRPAMAMRPFFGIQPALLGEKGQILIGNDVSGALCISQPWPGMARTIFGDHQRFVDAYFKPYQGQYFSGDGAYRTEDGYYQITGRMDDVINISGHRLGTAEIEDALDGHPDVPENAVIGIPHEIKGEVPFAFVVLKESASENQLAVVEELRHLVATKIAKYAVPDHFLVVKRLPKTRSGKIMRRILRKVAMQDTSNLGDVSTLDDPSVVSEIIEAHEQNRSHAARK from the exons ATGAAGCATGAGGAAAACTGGGTGAAGAAATATGACAGGTCATCACTGAAGACACTTGCATCTG TTGGAGAGCCCATTAACCACGAGGCATGGGAGTGGTTTCATAATGTGGTCGGGGATGGACAGTGCCCTCTGGTGGACACATGGTGGCAGACTG AAACCGGCGGGGTGTGTATTGCCCCACTCCCAGCTGAACCAGGTGCAGAGATCCGGCCTGCAATGGCTATGAGACCCTTTTTTGGCATACAGCCGGCACTACTCGGGGAGAAG GGACAGATATTAATTGGAAATGATGTCAGTGGAGCTCTGTGCATCAGCCAGCCTTGGCCTGGAATGGCCAGAACCATATTTGGAGACCACCAGAGATTCGTGGATGCATATTTTAAACCGTACCAAG GCCAGTATTTTTCGGGTGATGGGGCGTACCGCACTGAAGACGGTTACTACCAGATCACAGGGCGGATGGATGACGTCATTAATATCAGTGGGCATCGGCTGGGCACTGCTGAGATAGAAGATGCACTG GATGGACATCCAGATGTTCCTGAGAACGCAGTTATCGGAATTCCCCATGAGATCAAAGGAGAAG TTCCATTTGCATTTGTAGTTTTAAAAGAATCTGCTTCTGAGAACCAGCTTGCTGTTGTGGAAGAACTGAGACACCTAGTGGCTACCAAAATAGCTAAATATGCTGTGCCTGATCATTTCCTG GTTGTGAAGCGTCTTCCTAAAACACGCTCTGGGAAAATCATGAGGAGGATCTTGCGTAAGGTCGCCATGCAGGACACGAGCAACCTGGGGGACGTCTCCACGCTGGATGACCCCTCCGTCGTTTCAGAGATCATCGAGGCCCATGAACAAAACAGAAGTCATGCAGCTAGGAAGTAG